The Methanosphaera stadtmanae DSM 3091 genome includes a window with the following:
- a CDS encoding flavodoxin family protein has product MSDLVVYYTRTNTTKNVASIIKDELDADVLEVIDKKNRQGPIGYLRGGLDAIRSKKTSIEYEDVNFEKYDNIYIGTPVWASKPTPAIMEFISQNNFTNKNIILFATMMSSGGEETVDIMKKLIEDKDGIVVNSFVIATKTDDITDVTLKAIRN; this is encoded by the coding sequence ATGTCAGATTTAGTAGTGTATTATACAAGAACAAATACAACTAAAAATGTTGCTAGTATCATTAAAGATGAGTTAGATGCTGATGTATTGGAAGTTATTGATAAGAAAAATAGACAAGGACCAATAGGTTATCTTCGTGGAGGGCTTGATGCAATAAGATCTAAAAAAACATCAATAGAATATGAAGATGTTAACTTTGAAAAATATGATAACATATACATTGGTACACCTGTTTGGGCATCAAAACCTACACCAGCTATTATGGAGTTCATATCTCAAAATAACTTCACTAATAAAAATATCATACTCTTTGCTACAATGATGAGTAGTGGTGGTGAAGAAACAGTAGATATTATGAAGAAGTTAATTGAAGATAAGGATGGTATTGTAGTTAATTCTTTTGTTATTGCAACTAAAACAGATGATATTACTGATGTAACATTAAAAGCTATTAGAAATTAA
- a CDS encoding flavodoxin family protein has product MKSIIIYYSRTGRTKLIAQTLAKEKNMNIVEIKDKTNRSGAIGFIKGTLDSMINNSTTIEPVTIDLDKYDTVYIGTPVWASKITPAIKQILDNINLENKNVITFVTLNKNGAKEALNSLNSTIKDKGGKIINSFSIITKGRDIESLTKDIVKNLGK; this is encoded by the coding sequence TTGAAGAGTATAATCATTTACTATTCAAGAACAGGAAGAACTAAACTTATTGCACAGACACTTGCAAAGGAAAAAAATATGAATATAGTGGAAATTAAAGATAAAACTAATAGATCTGGTGCAATAGGTTTTATAAAAGGAACTTTAGATTCTATGATAAATAATAGTACTACAATAGAACCTGTAACAATTGATTTAGATAAATATGATACAGTATATATTGGTACACCTGTTTGGGCATCAAAAATAACTCCTGCAATAAAGCAAATACTGGATAATATTAACCTAGAAAATAAAAATGTAATAACATTTGTAACATTAAATAAAAATGGTGCAAAAGAGGCATTGAATTCTCTAAATTCCACAATAAAAGATAAAGGTGGAAAAATAATAAATTCCTTTTCTATAATAACAAAAGGGAGGGATATTGAATCCTTAACTAAAGATATAGTAAAAAACTTGGGGAAATAA
- a CDS encoding flavodoxin family protein, with amino-acid sequence MRSIVIFYSKSGNTLTVANTIKKLLGAHTKEITDFTVHRTILDYLFPNILDSSRIQPRKVDIDYYETIFIGTPVWLGSITPAIKKIIDNMDFKNKNIILFTTTKGIGDEIAMRKLTKLVNKHNGNIIGRFSIISNGGTEKLINCTNMALEDLNLI; translated from the coding sequence ATGAGAAGTATTGTAATATTCTATTCAAAATCTGGAAATACTTTAACAGTTGCAAATACTATAAAGAAATTATTAGGTGCACATACAAAAGAAATAACTGATTTTACAGTTCATAGAACTATCCTGGATTATTTGTTTCCAAATATCTTAGATTCATCTAGAATACAACCAAGAAAGGTGGATATTGATTATTATGAAACAATCTTCATTGGTACACCAGTATGGCTAGGAAGTATAACACCTGCTATAAAGAAAATTATAGATAATATGGATTTCAAAAATAAGAATATAATATTATTCACCACAACAAAAGGAATTGGTGATGAAATTGCCATGAGAAAATTAACTAAATTAGTTAATAAACATAATGGTAATATTATAGGAAGATTTTCTATTATATCAAATGGTGGTACAGAGAAATTAATTAACTGTACTAACATGGCATTAGAAGATTTAAATTTAATATAG
- a CDS encoding flavodoxin family protein, producing the protein MSVLVTYSSNNKIKIVSEFIANRIDADSIEIKDLKRKNGFFNNIRNNYNAICLNKTEISPEVIDFTNYNLILLGTPSTCGNPSPAILTLIDNCNFKNKDVIIYTTTNSKQGTGVLNELKKRVEIRGGRIINSFIVRVNDKSNDELIRNTLKVLYELDLEIYI; encoded by the coding sequence ATGTCTGTTTTAGTTACATATTCATCAAATAATAAGATAAAAATTGTTTCGGAATTTATTGCAAATAGGATAGATGCAGATTCTATTGAAATTAAAGATTTAAAAAGAAAAAATGGTTTTTTTAACAATATACGTAATAATTATAATGCAATATGTTTAAATAAAACAGAAATCAGTCCAGAAGTAATAGATTTTACTAATTATAATCTAATACTACTGGGTACTCCTTCAACTTGTGGAAATCCATCACCTGCCATATTAACATTAATAGATAATTGTAACTTTAAAAATAAGGATGTGATTATCTACACTACTACAAATTCAAAACAAGGAACAGGTGTTTTAAATGAACTTAAAAAACGAGTTGAAATAAGGGGTGGAAGAATAATAAATTCATTTATTGTTAGAGTAAATGATAAATCCAATGATGAATTAATTAGAAATACATTAAAAGTATTATATGAATTGGATTTAGAGATTTATATCTAA
- a CDS encoding Mur ligase family protein: MKKGLKYSLMKTVGYLSYNLLKILPTGGKSYPGYLFLRYAGLDSLGNLAKEQIKDGSILITGTNRKTTTTTMIIDLMSNDVNISKSVDNNTIYALTTALLAKKSDIGIFEYGIRDLKHGIPDVVEKNIKPKVVVYTNVSREHTQVLGVKNSFEDYVKAKTLLSKNMKDGIVVANADDPIICNIGQEKQNDGHVVYYGFNVDNIEDDTDVSVMCPKCNKPLTYSHKYMNQRGVYSCSCGFKRCEPDVKITKYSIENNKNIITIDANVYNYFVDENISFTLDLELPLFGVHNVYNVLAATSTYACFTPKPENIEEKLKNYFNNIDLSILPPGRFEVLEYADKLVGIGQGDNGDALKVNYDYMNHFIQGNDYEFIYCTPDLNEEEIFEDHLNILKKINPTHITVIPGRVSVDVAKTYYTQIKDNNLNASFKSIEYDFEKRASGIIDSINESEYKYVVVSGCGEEHDVWNVTLNKLKE; encoded by the coding sequence ATGAAAAAGGGATTAAAATACAGTTTAATGAAAACTGTGGGTTATTTATCATATAATTTATTAAAAATATTACCAACTGGTGGAAAAAGTTATCCTGGATACTTATTTCTAAGGTATGCAGGACTTGATTCATTAGGTAATTTAGCTAAGGAACAAATAAAAGATGGCTCTATATTAATCACAGGAACAAATAGAAAAACAACCACAACCACCATGATCATTGATTTAATGTCAAATGATGTTAATATATCTAAAAGTGTAGATAATAACACAATATATGCTCTAACAACAGCACTTCTTGCAAAAAAATCAGATATTGGTATTTTTGAATATGGAATTAGGGATTTGAAACATGGAATACCTGATGTAGTTGAAAAAAATATTAAACCAAAAGTTGTTGTGTATACAAATGTATCACGTGAACATACACAAGTACTTGGTGTTAAAAATTCATTTGAGGATTATGTTAAAGCAAAAACATTACTATCCAAGAATATGAAAGATGGAATAGTTGTTGCTAATGCAGATGATCCTATAATATGTAATATTGGTCAGGAAAAACAAAACGATGGTCATGTAGTTTACTATGGATTTAATGTAGATAATATTGAAGATGACACTGATGTTAGTGTGATGTGTCCAAAATGTAATAAACCACTTACATATTCACATAAATACATGAATCAAAGGGGAGTATATTCCTGTAGTTGTGGATTTAAAAGATGTGAACCTGATGTTAAAATAACAAAATATTCCATTGAAAATAATAAAAATATCATAACAATAGATGCTAATGTATATAATTATTTTGTAGATGAAAATATCTCATTTACTCTAGATTTAGAACTTCCACTATTTGGGGTTCATAATGTGTATAATGTACTTGCTGCAACATCAACTTATGCCTGTTTTACACCAAAACCTGAAAATATTGAAGAAAAACTAAAAAATTACTTTAATAATATTGATTTATCAATATTACCACCAGGACGTTTTGAAGTTTTAGAATATGCTGATAAATTAGTTGGTATTGGACAAGGAGATAATGGAGATGCCCTTAAAGTTAACTATGATTATATGAATCATTTTATTCAAGGAAATGATTATGAATTTATCTACTGTACTCCTGATTTAAATGAAGAAGAGATATTTGAAGATCATCTAAATATTCTAAAAAAAATCAATCCAACACATATAACAGTCATACCAGGACGTGTATCTGTAGATGTTGCTAAGACATATTACACTCAAATAAAAGATAATAATTTAAATGCATCATTTAAATCTATTGAATATGACTTTGAAAAAAGAGCTTCTGGTATTATTGATTCAATAAATGAAAGTGAATATAAATATGTTGTTGTATCAGGGTGTGGTGAAGAACATGATGTGTGGAATGTAACATTAAATAAATTAAAAGAATAA
- a CDS encoding protein translocase subunit SecF — MVEIIKYITRQSHKPLILIPVILMILSLLYISVFGLNEGVDLKGGTLVTVELNQPMTQSQVTQLVKDKLGINDVKTSMSDNTATITISGSVDQSQFNELFSSEFKVLSFRSVGALLSDAALGQIYYALLFAFVFMSVTVFFVFRDLTPSLAIILSAVCNLSIAVGSMSLFGIPLSIASVGALLMLIGYGVDTDILLTTRLLKRRHGSLDDRAEDACRTGLTLTFATLAAMIVLFIVVKVFIPTAQVLEDISAVLIIGLLSDLLSTWLMNLGILKWHIERGGHD, encoded by the coding sequence ATGGTAGAAATAATTAAATATATCACACGTCAATCTCATAAACCTCTGATTTTAATTCCAGTGATATTAATGATTCTATCTCTTTTATATATAAGCGTCTTCGGATTAAATGAAGGTGTAGATTTAAAAGGAGGAACATTAGTTACAGTTGAACTTAATCAGCCAATGACTCAATCACAAGTTACTCAACTTGTTAAAGATAAACTTGGTATTAATGATGTAAAAACATCTATGTCTGATAATACAGCTACAATAACAATATCTGGTAGTGTAGATCAGAGCCAATTTAATGAACTATTTAGTAGTGAATTTAAAGTTCTGAGCTTTAGAAGTGTAGGAGCTCTACTTAGTGATGCAGCTCTAGGACAGATATACTATGCATTATTATTTGCATTTGTATTCATGTCAGTAACTGTATTCTTTGTATTTAGAGATTTAACACCTTCACTTGCTATTATATTATCAGCAGTTTGTAACTTATCCATAGCTGTTGGTAGTATGTCCTTGTTTGGAATACCATTATCAATTGCTAGTGTAGGTGCATTATTAATGCTTATAGGGTATGGTGTAGATACAGATATTCTACTAACTACACGTCTATTAAAACGTAGACATGGAAGTTTAGATGATCGTGCTGAAGATGCTTGTAGAACAGGTTTAACATTAACATTTGCAACATTAGCAGCTATGATTGTATTATTTATTGTAGTAAAAGTATTTATACCAACAGCTCAAGTATTAGAAGATATATCTGCTGTACTTATCATTGGATTACTATCAGACTTATTATCCACATGGCTTATGAACCTAGGAATACTTAAATGGCATATAGAAAGGGGTGGTCACGATTAA
- a CDS encoding SecDF P1 head subdomain-containing protein: MVTINQSTKQFLKKPRTLLLIILLIASVVSVAVFGLQEGLDLAGGSMIQLHLEKPVDQDTMSTVTAILDKRLNAFGISDVQVRQSGDQDVIVEIAGVQPDEVKHIISTPGKFEAKINNKTALTGADISTVSAAEVTGTRWKVPFSVSTEAANKFANVAKGQAGATVDMYLDDKLISSPQLDAGLANGVGSTDIEVSGGEQSKQKAQEQATEIHTVLESGALPVKLAISGVNSVSAELGSQFETGSLVAGLLALLAIVAVVSFKYKSPSLVVPIVITSLSELIIILGFASITHWNLDLAAIAGIIASIGTGVDDQIVMTDEVLARRDKSERKNIVKSRIKNAFFIVYASAGTLIAAMLPLAYIGFARGATGIGMLTGFAVTTVVGVIVGIFITRPVFADYMETFLIKSPKDQINITSSGKSKKTKRNKKKGRKTIAREEAEKNR, encoded by the coding sequence GTGGTCACGATTAATCAATCCACCAAACAATTCCTAAAAAAACCAAGAACATTATTACTGATAATATTACTTATTGCAAGTGTTGTTTCAGTAGCAGTCTTTGGTCTTCAAGAAGGTCTTGACCTTGCAGGAGGTTCAATGATACAATTACATCTTGAAAAACCTGTTGATCAAGATACAATGTCTACAGTAACAGCAATATTAGATAAAAGGTTAAATGCATTTGGTATAAGTGATGTACAAGTAAGACAAAGTGGAGATCAGGATGTTATCGTTGAAATAGCGGGTGTGCAGCCTGATGAAGTTAAACATATTATAAGTACACCTGGTAAATTTGAAGCAAAAATAAACAATAAAACAGCTCTAACAGGTGCAGATATATCCACAGTATCAGCAGCAGAAGTAACAGGAACAAGATGGAAAGTACCATTTAGTGTTTCAACAGAAGCAGCAAATAAATTTGCAAATGTAGCAAAAGGTCAAGCTGGAGCTACAGTAGATATGTATCTTGATGATAAACTAATATCATCACCACAATTAGATGCAGGTTTAGCAAATGGTGTGGGTTCTACTGATATAGAAGTTTCAGGTGGAGAACAATCTAAACAAAAAGCACAAGAACAAGCAACAGAAATACACACAGTTCTAGAATCAGGAGCATTACCTGTAAAACTAGCAATTAGTGGAGTAAATAGTGTATCTGCAGAGTTAGGTTCACAATTTGAAACAGGTTCTCTTGTTGCAGGATTACTTGCACTACTGGCTATTGTAGCAGTAGTATCATTTAAATATAAATCTCCATCATTGGTAGTTCCTATTGTAATAACTAGTTTATCAGAATTAATTATTATTCTAGGATTTGCTTCAATAACACATTGGAACTTAGATTTAGCAGCTATTGCTGGTATAATTGCATCTATTGGTACAGGTGTAGACGACCAAATTGTAATGACAGATGAAGTACTTGCAAGACGTGATAAAAGTGAAAGAAAAAACATAGTTAAATCACGTATTAAAAATGCATTCTTCATTGTATATGCATCAGCAGGTACATTAATAGCAGCAATGTTACCTTTAGCTTATATAGGATTTGCAAGAGGAGCAACAGGTATTGGTATGCTTACAGGTTTTGCAGTAACAACTGTTGTTGGTGTAATAGTAGGTATATTTATAACAAGACCTGTGTTTGCAGATTATATGGAAACATTCCTTATTAAAAGTCCTAAAGATCAAATAAATATTACCTCATCTGGTAAAAGTAAAAAAACTAAAAGAAATAAGAAAAAAGGTAGAAAAACCATTGCAAGAGAAGAAGCTGAAAAAAATAGATAA
- a CDS encoding phosphopantothenate/pantothenate synthetase: MLNKDHPRYQSLVYREKIVEAHENGILADSGMIAHGRGETFDYLIGEKTTPNSQNTIDVAACYFLTRKHPVLSVNGNTTALVSEDIAKLSELLDIPVEINLYYRTPERIENIERVYKDLGVKEILGTDEDDFIDTPNLNGPRSPVSIEGIKKSDLVFIPLEDGDRAEKLYDLGKDIISVDLNPLSRTAQTSTVTIVDNIVRVIPALIESVKKYENYDKTDIQEKIDLFNNKTNLNIAIKDIIKRFE, encoded by the coding sequence ATGTTAAATAAAGATCATCCTAGATATCAATCATTAGTATATAGAGAAAAAATTGTAGAAGCACATGAAAATGGAATCCTTGCAGATTCTGGTATGATAGCTCATGGACGTGGAGAGACATTTGATTATTTAATTGGTGAAAAAACAACTCCCAACTCACAAAATACTATTGATGTAGCAGCATGCTATTTTTTAACAAGAAAACATCCAGTTTTAAGTGTAAATGGTAATACTACAGCTTTAGTAAGTGAAGATATAGCTAAATTATCAGAATTATTGGATATTCCAGTAGAAATTAATTTATATTACAGAACACCTGAACGAATAGAAAATATAGAAAGAGTATATAAGGATTTGGGTGTGAAAGAAATTTTAGGTACTGATGAAGATGATTTTATAGACACTCCTAATCTTAATGGTCCAAGATCACCTGTGAGTATTGAAGGTATTAAAAAATCAGATTTAGTTTTTATTCCATTAGAAGATGGAGATAGAGCAGAAAAACTATATGATTTAGGTAAAGACATAATAAGTGTTGATTTAAATCCATTATCTAGAACAGCACAAACATCAACAGTAACAATAGTAGATAATATTGTAAGAGTAATACCGGCATTAATTGAATCTGTAAAAAAATATGAAAACTATGATAAAACTGACATCCAAGAAAAAATAGATCTATTTAATAATAAAACTAATTTAAATATAGCAATAAAGGATATTATAAAAAGATTTGAATAA
- a CDS encoding AAA family ATPase, protein MKVFGVTGLPGSGKSIISRIAKKEGIYTISMGDVIREEAERNRCSTGVAAVNLRKKYGNNVVADRCVQKIKNYSKNRYNQKTTVKKMYNTHTNNQTPKKYRKIEQDIYIIEGLRSPQEVSYFKKHFKNFKIIAIHSNPQSRFNRLKRRKRNDDSTDYKVFKERDNRELKFGIGNVISLADYMLINEGPIQIFKKNVRALILNELKPRNNKKYISKNKNKNKSNRRYKQGKKQYKKHNPRKNNNKHHRQGNTH, encoded by the coding sequence TTGAAAGTTTTTGGAGTAACAGGTCTTCCAGGTTCTGGTAAAAGTATTATTTCACGTATAGCTAAAAAAGAGGGAATTTACACAATAAGTATGGGGGATGTTATACGTGAAGAAGCAGAAAGAAATAGATGTTCAACAGGAGTTGCTGCAGTAAATCTTAGAAAAAAATATGGAAATAATGTAGTTGCAGATCGTTGTGTTCAGAAAATAAAAAACTATTCAAAAAATAGATATAATCAGAAAACAACAGTAAAAAAAATGTACAATACCCATACAAACAATCAAACACCGAAGAAATATAGAAAAATAGAACAGGATATCTACATAATCGAGGGATTAAGAAGTCCACAGGAAGTTTCATATTTTAAAAAACATTTTAAAAACTTCAAAATAATAGCTATTCATTCTAATCCACAATCAAGATTTAATAGACTCAAAAGAAGAAAAAGAAACGATGATTCAACGGATTATAAAGTATTTAAAGAAAGAGATAATAGGGAATTAAAATTTGGTATTGGTAATGTTATTTCCCTTGCTGATTATATGCTTATAAATGAAGGTCCAATTCAAATCTTTAAAAAAAATGTGAGAGCTCTGATTTTAAATGAACTTAAACCAAGAAATAATAAAAAATACATCAGTAAAAATAAAAACAAAAATAAATCTAACAGAAGATATAAACAAGGTAAAAAACAGTATAAAAAACATAATCCCCGAAAAAATAACAATAAACACCACAGACAAGGAAATACTCATTGA
- a CDS encoding diphthine--ammonia ligase, translating into MKSVILYSGGKDSTMALYHALENGDDIYALITMVSRNKESYMFHVPDIHMVDYCSAAMEIPSIDISTDGIKEKELDDLEGVLRRVKQKGVEAVYTGALESVYQKSRIEAICEKLDLKAISPLWHINPIDYMNQLVDLGFEIIITGVAAYGLDEKWLGQRITKETINKLEKLNEKYHVHPAFEGGEAETLVLDAPIYDRRIVIDDAEILWNVDNGIYNIKKAHLEEKYDYSI; encoded by the coding sequence ATGAAGTCAGTTATTTTATATTCTGGAGGAAAAGACAGTACAATGGCCCTATATCATGCACTGGAAAATGGTGATGATATTTATGCATTGATTACAATGGTATCACGTAACAAGGAATCATACATGTTTCATGTTCCTGATATTCACATGGTTGACTACTGTTCTGCAGCCATGGAAATTCCATCCATTGACATATCCACTGATGGTATAAAGGAAAAAGAACTAGATGACCTTGAAGGTGTTTTAAGAAGAGTTAAACAAAAGGGTGTTGAAGCTGTATATACTGGAGCACTAGAATCAGTGTATCAAAAATCCAGAATAGAAGCTATCTGTGAAAAACTAGATTTAAAGGCAATATCTCCACTTTGGCATATTAATCCAATTGACTATATGAATCAACTAGTAGATTTAGGTTTTGAAATTATAATAACAGGTGTTGCTGCATATGGACTGGATGAAAAATGGTTAGGACAAAGAATAACAAAAGAAACAATAAATAAACTTGAGAAATTAAATGAAAAATATCATGTTCATCCAGCTTTTGAAGGTGGTGAAGCTGAAACACTCGTTCTTGATGCTCCAATATATGATAGACGTATAGTAATTGATGATGCTGAAATTCTTTGGAATGTTGATAATGGAATATATAACATTAAAAAAGCACATCTTGAAGAAAAATATGATTATAGTATTTAA
- a CDS encoding M42 family metallopeptidase: MKSLLKKLSEACGISGFEDEVREILKDELKDHVDDMETDIMGNLITTHKGKEGKPSVMLASHMDEIGLMVSFIDDDGYLRFVKIGGINDQMLLNQKVYVQTENGEVPGIIGSKPPHITSAAEAKKIIPYKNMFIDIGAKDKEQAESLVSIGDAVVFHTEFEECLNDLVMGKALDNRVGCAVMAEVMKQTDCDATVYGVGTVQEEVGLKGAKTSAFKLNPDMAIALDVTIAGDHPGVKPEDAPVKAGKGPVISFADASGRGLLTHPMMKKLLVEAAEAADIDYQIEVGDGGTTDATAIHLTREGIATATLSSGSRYIHTPISVVNVKDLEDTVKLILEFLKRL, from the coding sequence ATGAAAAGTTTATTAAAAAAATTATCTGAAGCTTGTGGAATTTCAGGCTTCGAAGATGAAGTACGTGAAATCTTAAAAGATGAATTAAAAGATCATGTTGATGATATGGAAACAGATATTATGGGTAATCTTATAACAACCCATAAAGGTAAAGAAGGAAAACCTAGTGTAATGTTAGCTTCACATATGGATGAAATTGGTCTTATGGTAAGTTTCATTGATGATGATGGATATTTAAGATTTGTTAAAATTGGTGGAATCAACGATCAAATGTTATTAAATCAGAAAGTGTATGTACAAACAGAAAATGGTGAAGTACCTGGTATTATTGGTTCCAAACCACCTCATATTACAAGTGCTGCTGAAGCTAAAAAAATTATTCCATACAAAAATATGTTTATAGATATTGGAGCTAAAGACAAAGAACAAGCAGAAAGTCTTGTTTCTATTGGAGATGCTGTTGTATTCCATACTGAATTTGAAGAATGTTTAAACGATCTTGTAATGGGTAAAGCATTAGATAACCGTGTAGGTTGTGCTGTTATGGCAGAAGTAATGAAACAAACAGATTGTGATGCAACAGTATATGGTGTTGGAACAGTACAGGAAGAAGTAGGATTAAAAGGAGCTAAAACATCAGCATTCAAGTTAAATCCTGATATGGCTATTGCATTAGATGTAACCATTGCTGGAGATCATCCTGGAGTAAAACCTGAAGATGCTCCTGTAAAAGCAGGAAAAGGTCCTGTAATATCATTTGCTGATGCTAGTGGTAGAGGATTATTAACTCATCCTATGATGAAAAAATTATTAGTTGAAGCTGCTGAAGCTGCTGATATTGATTACCAAATAGAAGTAGGTGATGGTGGAACAACTGATGCAACAGCAATTCACCTTACTCGTGAAGGTATAGCAACTGCAACTTTATCAAGTGGTTCAAGATATATTCACACACCTATTAGTGTTGTAAATGTAAAAGATTTAGAAGACACAGTAAAACTCATACTTGAATTCTTAAAAAGATTATAA
- a CDS encoding YIP1 family protein, with the protein MKTRIIDFFTDCAKVITAPDELFYLKSQYKNYEGVLTSIFFTAFLGLILGIYLKDIIVTIGIIVCAIILVLLNNIIHSIITSIIARILGGTGNLLNLFNLISYTSVLDIFFIFVLSIFSFKPLIFIPIYILVSLWKLVINTLAVHSEYELGYGRSFLAAYGIIILIITILMGVL; encoded by the coding sequence ATGAAAACTAGAATTATTGACTTTTTCACAGATTGTGCTAAAGTTATAACAGCCCCAGATGAACTTTTTTACCTAAAAAGTCAGTATAAAAATTATGAGGGAGTACTTACTTCAATATTTTTCACTGCATTTCTAGGTTTAATCTTAGGTATATATTTAAAAGATATAATAGTAACAATTGGTATTATAGTGTGTGCAATCATACTTGTACTATTAAATAATATCATTCATTCTATTATTACAAGTATCATAGCAAGAATACTAGGTGGTACTGGAAATTTATTAAATCTATTTAATTTAATTTCATATACAAGTGTACTAGACATATTTTTCATATTTGTACTTAGTATATTTTCATTTAAACCATTGATTTTCATACCAATATATATACTAGTTTCATTATGGAAACTTGTTATAAATACTTTGGCTGTACATAGTGAATATGAACTTGGATATGGAAGATCCTTCCTAGCAGCATATGGAATAATAATATTAATTATAACCATACTAATGGGGGTATTATAA
- a CDS encoding flavodoxin family protein: MKAITVIASPRMEGNCRKIVDSITEGINENNGENKIYYVDKIDIKPCQACGGCRNPEKPSKCVINDDFRKIMDEVEDADCFIFASPNYFGEINAQGHIFMDRFYSMTKNTSNQLKGNQKAVIVFTYGAPTGTYDEYINSRVKIFESIGLNVVEVMSVGGNKPSSGDSEDVYKKARDIGLNL, from the coding sequence ATGAAAGCTATAACTGTTATTGCAAGTCCAAGAATGGAAGGTAACTGTAGAAAAATTGTTGATTCAATTACAGAAGGAATTAATGAAAATAATGGTGAAAATAAAATATATTATGTTGATAAAATTGATATAAAACCTTGTCAAGCATGTGGTGGATGTAGAAATCCTGAAAAACCAAGTAAATGTGTAATAAATGATGATTTTAGAAAAATAATGGATGAGGTAGAGGATGCTGATTGTTTTATATTTGCATCACCGAATTATTTTGGAGAAATAAATGCACAAGGTCATATATTTATGGATAGGTTTTATTCAATGACTAAAAATACTTCAAATCAATTAAAAGGAAATCAGAAGGCTGTAATAGTATTTACGTATGGTGCACCTACAGGAACATATGATGAATATATAAACTCTAGAGTAAAGATTTTCGAATCAATAGGTCTTAATGTTGTAGAAGTAATGTCTGTTGGTGGAAATAAGCCTTCAAGTGGTGATAGTGAAGATGTTTATAAAAAAGCAAGAGATATAGGCTTAAATCTATAA
- a CDS encoding 4Fe-4S double cluster binding domain-containing protein, producing MLMDYVKSLSDVCGVADFRKDSQQLIETYGQDICKYPYAIVIGHRLNEEIVSKIPLSYNDDDIAEEYQNEYFNSFKRISGISHKVEDYIHDLGYNCVILNELEKYEDIHLKTRFSNKASAKLAGIGWIGKNNLLTTREYGPRLTWSTIITDAPLSKYTGNVMESLCGDCNICVKACPGGAIVNLDNPRKSYSPIKCGDYIKSRKKEGHPTVCGMCLYICPYGNKI from the coding sequence ATGTTAATGGATTATGTTAAATCATTAAGTGATGTTTGTGGAGTTGCAGATTTTAGAAAAGATAGTCAACAGTTAATTGAAACATATGGTCAAGATATATGTAAATATCCATATGCAATTGTTATAGGTCATAGATTAAATGAAGAGATTGTATCTAAAATACCCTTATCATATAATGATGATGATATAGCAGAAGAATATCAAAATGAATACTTTAATTCATTTAAAAGAATATCTGGTATCTCCCATAAAGTTGAGGATTATATTCATGATTTAGGATATAACTGTGTAATATTAAATGAATTGGAAAAATATGAAGATATACATCTAAAGACTAGATTTAGTAATAAAGCCAGTGCAAAACTTGCAGGAATTGGTTGGATTGGAAAAAATAATCTCTTAACAACAAGAGAATATGGTCCAAGACTCACATGGTCAACAATTATAACAGATGCTCCACTTAGTAAATACACAGGAAATGTTATGGAATCATTATGTGGGGATTGTAATATATGTGTTAAAGCATGTCCTGGTGGAGCAATAGTTAACTTAGATAATCCACGCAAATCATACAGTCCAATAAAATGTGGGGATTATATTAAAAGTAGAAAAAAAGAGGGACATCCAACAGTATGTGGTATGTGTTTATATATATGTCCATATGGGAATAAAATATGA